The Lolium rigidum isolate FL_2022 chromosome 2, APGP_CSIRO_Lrig_0.1, whole genome shotgun sequence genomic interval TCTTTCAGGTGCCAGTAGGTCCAATGGCTGCAGTCCTGCTAGTACTAGACAATATCAGAAAACGAAGCTAATGACATATCATGTTTGCCACCAAGCAACGAACTCGGGACCTGCAGATTTTGGGAGATAGGCGACAGAACGCATCATGCGGCAGCACTGGTATTCAGGGCAAATCATTTGAGAATCGAGAAAAGAATAGAGTATAGTGGAGTAGCATGTGATCGACACCCAATCCAATCATCAGTTCACGAGGAACAGAGTTCGGTTTTAATAAGTATGTGTGTTATCGACTCTCTTTAGTCTTTTCTGACGGATCAGATTCAAAGTCGCGAGATAAATTAGCAGCAACTGGATGGATGGGGGTAGATAACGACAAGTTGGGTGTCGTGTTGCAAACGCTAACGGTGATTAGTGCCACCAATCAGCAGTCTTCTTACCTGTTAATTAGTCATCACCAGTGAACAATTGCAGCCTATTATAGTTTATCCATTGCTTCTGGCAACCTTCTCCTTTCTATTTCAACCGTTTAAGGCGAATGCAACACCAGTATTTATCCTGTCACATCCAGCAAAAAGGATATAAGATTCCTTAATGTATGTATATTTTCAGCAACAAGATTCAAATTGGATGGCTTGGAAATAGTCTCCTACTCCATGTACATTTACTTGATATTTTTTTGCCTCAAAGATTCTTCAAACTTTGTTTGTACTGCATCCCTGGATGATTGCTTCAAGAGGCCAAAGCAGCAGTAACACGGAATCTAGAGCTCCGCCACGCGACACATCGTTGGTGTTTGACGCATTTCCACTTGGAAAAAAGCATGGAAGATTCGGTCTCCTTGAATACCATTCTGTGCAGAGGAATTCTGTTTGTGCAGCACGCAATTGCTTTCGTTTCTAATAAAGGAGAAATGCACTCCACAGCAACCGCTTTGTACTTCTGCCAATTGTCACCTTGCTTAACCTACCGGTAGAATTGCTGTCATCAATTCATGATTGACCATTATGTCCTGCACAAAAACTAGCAAAACATATAGAGCTGTTCTTGTTGCTCCATATATCTCCTGGCCAATAACTAGGAATTATAATTGCGTTAGTTGCTCCAAATAATAGCCCACCTTCTCAAGTAAGCTAATCATGTATACCAGCTAACGTAATGTGGACGTTGATTGGTCCTTATCCAAGAAAATACTACAAGATACTCATGTGTGAGAACAAGACATTAATTCTGATGAAGAGACGTGTCGACAGTTTTATAGATAAAACAGTTCCGTCTCGTACTCCACACATTTTCTTTGACAGCGACCATTTTAAGTCTCAACGCTAACCATGTAAAAGTCTTAGCAGAGCTGTTTCAAAAAAATTGTAAATTTAGAAAGAAACAAATGATCAGCTAAACTAGTTGTCACACACCCCATGCATCACCCTCCTCTGGGCTCGGGGGCAACAACCTAGATCGTCACCGCTTCATCCTCTTCTCACATTTTCGCCGTCTACTAAGTTCGGACGCATCTGTGTGTGTCTACAACTGGAGGGAGCGGCAGGGCTTTCCCCGCTTTTGAGACAGCCGAGGCACATTGAAAGGGTGTTAGTCGCGAGACCGGCATGCTTTGTATTGCGGCATCTTTGCACTTGTGCGATATTGCGCGGTGGTACGCGAGTGCAGTATGGCTCTGCAGGGCGGCAACAACATATGTGTCTCGCATGGCAAGATCTAGGACTAAGACGATTGTGGCATACACACGACGTACATAGGCTATAAGTTGTTGCATCCCACATGATAACAATCGATAAGGTGCCGCCGGAGCGGTCAATAGCGATATGATCGTAGTCCCAGTTGGCAAATCCTCCATTAGCTCGCTTGTTATGTGTGAGTAAGCTAGTAGAGAAGTTTCTTCAAATTAGAGATGCATTCTGTGCTCATGAAAACTCATGGTTTAGTCTTATGGCAAGATCACATATCGTCGATCGTCCACACATCTTGTCCTTATTAAAGGTGTTGGTTCAAAGTTTTGCTTCATGGGTAATAGCTTTAGGTTTGACTTATAGTTTGATTGCCTAATTGGCGCACGGAGGACGACTTCTTCAAAGCGCTTGGAGCATTGCACCTTCACTAGGTCACATGTCACTCCACATATGTATTATGGTCAAGTTTTTTAGATATTGAAGGAAAGGATGAAATgatgaagaaagaaaaaaacatagTCTCCTAAATAGTAGCTTATTATATAAGTATATACTTTTATAGTTTATTTTATCCTATAATTTATATAAGTAAAGTGAATCGATACTTCTTGTATCAAAATTTAACCTAGTTTCTTTATATGTGGAGATTTACAATGACTTTATCTTACCACTGCCACATAGAATGATAAATGGGTTGgaggagaaaaaataaaaaaagatttTCCTTCTCTTGGCTATTAGATGATATCTTAGTATGAAAGATAAAATGACCTATTGTACAACATGTCAATCTCTGTTACATATTTTATAGTTTAATATGAACCGTTTCTATAATTTGATTCGAAAAAAGAAAACCACTTCTATAATTTTAGGATCATGTAAACATTAATTGGTAAAGACATCACACTATTAATTGAATAATTTGTTTTTATTATCTAAATAGTAACATGTATCATAGCATAAAAATCCATGTTATTATGAACATGTCATCACATCTGTTAGCAACGGTGTTAGACACCTTTTCTTTTCTTATGTTGACATCTACCCCCTTCGGGGTTCCATATCACTTATCATAGATTCATATGTATTTAGACAAACATCTCAATAAAAGACAAATAATATGGAAGGGAGGCATACTAATACTTAGGCCTAATAGTGTGGATGCATATCTTTATGTCTATTTTTTTCTAAGAATCTATTTTTCTCGTGATTGCTGTTGACCAAGAGAGTGATAGAAATTCATATTGCGGTATTTGGTATCCACAACCGATCCCTTACAAAATTATCATGTAAGaagaaattttttaaaaaatttacagGTCTGTTTTTTTGGTATCTATGACCGTTTGTCTTACAAAATTATGTCGTATATAAGAAGAAAAAGTTAGAATACCTCAAATATTTTCTAATTTATTACAGACTTTATTTTTTCATCACTGAAGtactatttatttactagtaataCAAATATATATGGTGTTGATTGTAGAAAAATGGAAGTGATAGAAATTGGTATATCTAGACGTAGTCAAACCACCAAAGATAGTAAGCTTTCGTCAGTATCCATTACGACGATTGTTTCCTCCGTTAATCACTATGCATCTCGTACATAATTGGCCATGTTTGACAAATCTTTTGATTAGGTGCTGCTATGAACTAATCCCGCAAACTTCGTCGTACATTGCAGAAAGAAAAGATATTTGTGTCTGGAGAGTATCAGTTAAAATAGCCAAGCCCACTACCGCGGGGTCTCTTGTCTTCTCCACCTTCCTCCCCTCCTCGCCGAGTCGCCGTCCCCTCGCTTTCAACCCCCATACCACGCGGAAGCAAGAATTCTTCGTCAGAATCCGACGCCGGGCCGATTTCTGTGGATTCCCTGCGACCCTTTCTGCGCCATGGACTTCTGATCCGTGGTTTCTTGGATCTTGGGAGGATTGGAAGGTGGGGGCTGGGCGTTGAACCGGCCGGGAGATGGCCGGCGGGAAGGAGCCGATCGAGGTCAAGTTCCGCCTGTTCGACGGCACGGATATCGGCCCGAGCAAGTACGACCCCGCCACCACCGTCTCTGCGCTCAAGGATTTCATCCTCGCCCGGTGGCCGCAAGGTGAGACCGCAGATTCCCGATTGATTTGGCAAGCGTAGGCCGTCCTGACCCGCGTGCTTGATTTGGTGGCAAAAGGAGATGTTCAGCTATGTAATTTTTGCTGCCATGCAGCTCCGTGGATCATGTATAGTTTTCTTTGTTACGGTTGTTGCGTGGTGCTTGCGCGGTTCTAGTCTTTCTCGTGTCAGATAAGTGTTATTGTTGTGCCTGATTTGTTGTCCTTCTCTTCATGGATACACTTGGCCAATTGAGTAACAAATAACTGCTGCTTCGAATTTTCTCATCTTTAACACTCCTCTAGAACTTGGCCAATTGAGAATTTCCCTTTCATGGGCAGTTAATATTGCCAAAAGTGTACATTATCTCGAAGTTTGCGGACAAATTGTGGAAGGATAATTTTTGGCAACAATCAGTTTGATTTGGATCAAAAATCACAAGCTGAATGAAGGGACAGACAAGGATCGCTATTTTCCTTTCCTTTCTATAAAGACGCAAAACAAAGAGAGATCATTATCTGCAATCCTGCCTTTAGAGTGCATGTTTGCACTCTGTGGATAGAAATCTGCTAGCACAGTGAAAGCAGTTGCCTCTTCATCTTTACGCGGACTAAGGGTCCTTTGCATGAATATGATAGCAGGGGCATACTCCATATGTATCATTATGCTTAGCAGTCTTGTGGCAGTTATCTGATTATCACACTCAGGTCAGGATCTTTTCTTGATATGCTATGCTGTACTTGGGTGAGATGCTGTCCCAAGTAAAAAACTGGAACAGTTAAAATTGAATCATTTCCCAGTTGAATCAGCACCGGGAAGCAAACAAAGCACAGTGATATAACCACCCCTAATCTAAAAATGGTCTTTCTCCTTTTGTAAGGAGTTTAGACTTACTCATCTTTGTGTAGGGCTTGATCTGAATTATGGCTGGGGATAGGTTTAATATCTTGTTTTCCCCCTCTCTTCGTCCCTTGTTTGATTAGGAATGATAAttctcttgtttggattttcttttgGAAACTCACTCCATGTGATGTGAACATGTTTTTCTTACTGATCGAGTTTAATTTGTTAAAAGGAATTATTCTTATCTTTTCCGATGACAGATAAGGAAATAACTCCGAAAACGGTCAAtgacctgaagctcatcaatggtGGAAAGATATTGGAGAATAGCCGGACACTGGCCGAGTCACGTGTTACAATAGGAGAGGTCCCCGGAGGTGTAATTACCATGCATGTCGTAGTGCGACCTCCGCAAGCTGACAAAAACCGTGGTATTGCCGACaattttatgtttttatttctcATTCTGTTTCTGGTTCCATTGATGATCACTTTTGCTCTTTATTCATGAGATTGTATTACAACATTCAGTGAATAAAAAGGTTGAATACGATCAACTATTAATTGTAGAAACATCCTACTCGTTATCTAGTTGCTGTGCTCCAAAGATGCACACACATAAGCATGAATCTCTATAGTTGAAATCAATGATGCAGCCTGTAGAAGGCCCCACTTTTTTCTTCAGTGAGAAATTTATTGCTTCTGTTTTAGTAGTGATTTGTTGATCACAAGATATTGTTAGTCAAAAACCCTAGCAGACTTTGCAACAACCTAATTCAAGGTTTCCTAGATAGAGGCATGAATATATAGGTTTTTGACTAAACCACACTGGTTCAGTGGTACTGATGGTTTTGCCGTGCTTATAGTCCTTACGATTTATGAGGTTCTACCCAACCGTAAGAACTTtaacttttttgtgtgtgtgttttaTGCATTTCAAATAATAGTAAATGTTTTCACATAAACTAATCTTTGAAAGCAAGAAAAAATCAGTTAATGCGCACAAAATCCTATGTTTGTAAATTATAACATCTGTTTTTAAACAATTTAAAGGATGTAATGGACTTATGTTCTTCCAGGTTGAGTGTGTCTGTCATGATATATATGGGGACGCTCATGGATTATGCATATGCCATCAAATTGGTTCTATATGATCATGTTATGTGATGCTTGAAGTTGTCATACAGTTTCTTCGACACTGCTTAAAGTTATAATATTTTGTTGTTGCATTTCCCCTTTCCAGAGAAGCAGCTCGGCAATTCCCCGAAGCAGAACCGATGTGGATGCACCATACTGTGATACGACAGCTTCCGGATGATGTACAATGCTTCTAGCTCTAGAATTTTCATCTGGTTTTGTGTATTCATTTTGACATTCAGTTCTTGGAGCCACTGAAACCCTAGAAATACATGTACTTGCCCTCGTCAAAGCAATGCTTCGGAGTTGCTGGGAACCAAGGTTTCCACCTGCAAGGGAGTCAAGGATTGGATTGGATAAGGATGCTTGCTGCTGTATAAATTGTGATGTGGAAACAACGGTCTCTTTTTCGTTTTCCTTTTGCTATATTTGACATTTTATCGATTCTTTTTAGCCGTCTCGTTTGTCACGTAAAACAGGAAATATTGTACTATAACTCAAATATATGTATATGTAGCTTGGGAAAGGAGTGAATTATATTGTGCTAATGAAAATAAAAAGAGGAAACCGAGAGCCCAAGAGGGAAAGAAAGAAAACACATGGCTGTGTGTGTGTATTCTACTTTCTTTTGTTGCAAATGTGGGGTACTGCATATGCAGTTCTTGCTATCCATCTCTGAATGTAGCACAATGCCATTGACCGTTGGTGCTCAAGCAAGAACCGGCGACGAGACCCTCCCCTTCTGACTGTCACCGGCAGTGGAGTTGGAGGCGCGAATCCTATTCCCCGCTCATTGCGGGAGGTATCTAGGATTCCTCCCCGCTCATTGCGGGGGGTATCTAGGATTCCGCTTAGGGGGCGATTTTATGGGCCGGCCCG includes:
- the LOC124693154 gene encoding membrane-anchored ubiquitin-fold protein 3 isoform X2; the encoded protein is MAGGKEPIEVKFRLFDGTDIGPSKYDPATTVSALKDFILARWPQDKEITPKTVNDLKLINGGKILENSRTLAESRVTIGEVPGGVITMHVVVRPPQADKNQKQLGNSPKQNRCGCTIL
- the LOC124693154 gene encoding membrane-anchored ubiquitin-fold protein 3 isoform X1, with amino-acid sequence MAGGKEPIEVKFRLFDGTDIGPSKYDPATTVSALKDFILARWPQDKEITPKTVNDLKLINGGKILENSRTLAESRVTIGEVPGGVITMHVVVRPPQADKNREKQLGNSPKQNRCGCTIL